The following proteins are co-located in the Paraburkholderia phytofirmans PsJN genome:
- a CDS encoding amino acid aminotransferase, producing MSLFSAVELAPRDPILGLNEAFNADARTTKVNLGVGVYFNEEGKIPLLRAVRDAEKARVEAALPRGYLPIEGIAAYDAAVQKLLLGNDSPLIAAGRVVTAQALGGTGALKIGADFLKRLNPNAKVAISDPSWENHRALFESAGFEVVSYPYYDAQTHGVNFDAMLSALNSYAAGTVVVLHACCHNPTGVDLSVEQWKQIVEVVKARNLVPFLDIAYQGFGDNIESDAAAVRLFAASELNVFVSSSFSKSFSLYGERVGALSVITASKEESARVLSQLKRVIRTNYSNPPTHGGSVVAAVLASPQLRATWETELAEMRDRIRAMRNGLVERLKASGVDRDFSFVNAQRGMFSYSGLTAPQVDRLREEFGIYAVSTGRICVAALNTRNLDVVASAVAHVLK from the coding sequence ATGTCTCTGTTCTCCGCCGTCGAACTTGCTCCCCGCGACCCGATTCTGGGCCTGAACGAAGCCTTCAACGCCGATGCGCGCACCACCAAGGTCAATCTTGGCGTCGGCGTGTATTTCAACGAAGAAGGCAAGATTCCGCTGCTGCGCGCCGTGCGCGACGCCGAAAAGGCGCGCGTCGAAGCTGCGCTGCCGCGCGGGTATCTGCCGATCGAAGGCATTGCCGCTTACGACGCCGCCGTGCAGAAACTGCTGCTCGGCAACGACTCGCCGCTGATCGCAGCGGGCCGCGTTGTGACGGCGCAGGCATTGGGCGGCACGGGCGCGTTGAAGATCGGCGCGGATTTCCTGAAGCGCCTGAATCCGAACGCGAAGGTCGCGATCAGCGATCCGAGCTGGGAAAACCATCGTGCGCTGTTCGAAAGCGCAGGCTTCGAAGTCGTGTCGTATCCGTACTACGACGCGCAAACCCACGGCGTGAATTTCGACGCCATGCTGAGCGCGCTGAACAGCTACGCAGCAGGCACCGTCGTTGTTTTGCACGCGTGCTGCCATAACCCGACCGGCGTGGACCTGAGCGTCGAGCAATGGAAGCAGATCGTCGAAGTGGTCAAGGCGCGCAACCTGGTGCCGTTCCTCGACATCGCTTACCAAGGTTTCGGCGACAACATCGAATCGGACGCTGCAGCCGTGCGTCTTTTCGCAGCGTCGGAACTGAACGTGTTCGTGTCGTCGTCGTTCTCGAAGTCGTTCTCGCTGTACGGCGAGCGCGTCGGCGCGCTGTCGGTGATCACGGCAAGCAAGGAAGAATCCGCTCGCGTGCTGTCGCAACTCAAGCGCGTGATCCGCACGAACTACTCGAACCCGCCGACGCACGGCGGCTCGGTAGTTGCGGCGGTGCTCGCATCGCCGCAACTGCGCGCCACGTGGGAAACCGAACTGGCCGAAATGCGTGACCGTATTCGCGCCATGCGCAACGGTCTGGTCGAACGCCTGAAGGCAAGCGGCGTGGATCGCGATTTCAGCTTCGTGAACGCGCAACGCGGCATGTTCTCGTACTCGGGTCTGACGGCGCCGCAAGTGGACCGCCTGCGTGAAGAGTTCGGCATCTATGCCGTGAGCACCGGTCGCATCTGCGTGGCTGCGCTGAATACGCGCAATCTCGATGTGGTGGCCAGCGCGGTCGCTCACGTGCTGAAGTAA